The region GGACTTATCACCACGCTCACAGGGCTGAACATGGTGGTTAACCAGCGGCACTATGTCGATGACACAATACGTATAAAGTGTGTAGCCAGTTTGTCACCGGTACTGTGGAAGGGCGGTCAGGAGAGTATCCTCCAATGGGAACAACCCACTATCGACAATCGCGTCGCTATGTTGCTTGGTAAGTTTCTGACAGTCACAATCTAGACAAGGCAAATGATAATGTATCTAAAACATTACTCCACTCTTTATTCAATCTATAATCATTCTTAATTTTTCTTGCAGTCAAAAGTAATGCTACGGTACCAAGCTGACATTTATTAGCTCCTATTataatcatgtttttttaCATGCTTTGACCAATACTTGCCTAATTATgaaaaagatttgtttaatcaACGTCTGCGGCAAACAGTGtacttaaaaaataaaaacaatcaaaatatCGTGTCACTAAATCTAAAACCACTAACCTCAGATGTAGGCACGCATCAATAAAAACAAGGAGCTCGTTTTAGCTTGCGAGAACATATGTAATATCACTTACAGGTAACCAAGAGTTGCTTCAGTTATCAAATCGTGAAGGTTAAATTACTTTCTTCCCAACACATAATGCACATATAGACAACAAGTCAATGATCTCCAACGAAAACATAGCAATACGATaggaagcataattttataGTTCATTCGTTATTGAAACTATAAAATAGTAGCAGATATTACTAATAGCTATAAGTACTAGTGATAGCCATCGGATTACATTGTTCGATAATCTTATGTATGGGATACATCTGGAAATGTGatgaaaacaatagaaagacAAATGGATAGCTAACCATGGATCATAACTTTATTGGCACCATGAGATTGTTTTCCAATGTAATGCGTAGCGGTGAATGGTTTCAAGATCCCTTGAAATGGATGAATTGCACGCATTGTTTGTTCCATCCAACTGTAAATAAATCGAGTATATCAATGAACAAAAATAGTGTTTTGTTTATTCGGCGTTGGCTAAAAGGTAAGAGTACACAAACGACTAACTTCTTGAGGGTTGCATGCAGATTAATTTTACCTCATCAAAgcaatgaatgtttttttttgttttaattacgACAGAGATTATTATGCACGGCAGAAAATATAACACTGAACTACTAATCGAATGTACATAAGTGTAGTTATGGTGTTAAGCTCAAATTATCAATCTTTTTATGCAACAATATGTGGTGAAACATGAtagaatttttattgaatgaaaaactttAGTTTGAATGATTAAATatccgtttttgttgttgtcacaAGCGTTAAACACATGCAACAAAATTGAATATGGCAATATATACAAATCAGAAATGAATGTGCTAATACTAAGATATTCGTTTGATTGTATTTATGTTAGTAATTAAACATCACCAGTGATCATTACTTACAGATATTATATCAGAAAATTACATGGCAATCAAACTTAATTTTAGAGTGGCCTACTATCtgtaaaattcaaaaacctTACATGTGAAATCAAGCAACCCAAAGTCATTGAATAATCTTTGCTTGAGTCTATCACAGTAAGTGATTTCATGTTTTATCCCATTACAAAGGAAAGTTTACAGCTTACCATATATGACCTCTTTTTGATTCGTTTATCACATATCATTTTGATGTAGTATTGGAGTAGGACTCCCCTTAGCATTCGGGATTCTCTGATACTCGGCATAAATGGTTACTATTCTTCATGTAaaagtgtgtgtttctgtttgcaCGAGTTTATGTACGGTTGCAGTTGGTCAAGCTAATATCCGTCGGCACCCAGTTTTCGACCATCATCGAAAGCACGACGCTTTCAATAGACAAACTCGTCTCCTGTGTGGGAAAGGCAGGAAAATAGCAAAAACAGCTACATACCGTACCTATAGATGCGCAAGAGGATCCAAAGGTTCGTTAGATCCCTACCAACTCACCTCAACCTTCTCCCCTCGTCCTGGTGGCAAACgtttgaaattcaaaccaGCATGACGCAAACAGTAGCACATGGAATGGCACATGAAGTTCTCATGACACATGGAGTTCTCAAATATTTTCTTTGCGTTCCACAAACATTATGCATCCTTAGCTAGGATCCCTGACTCTATAGCGACCGTCGTGCTTTGTACGTTACGCATTTTAATCACCAACTCGAATGGTTCGTTCAAAAGGTAACTTCAACCGCCACGTTTAGAGGCACGTGCTAGAGCGCTAAAGATTAGAGCAAAGTCTGCCACAGGCAATGCGTCCAAATGATCACCTTCATTAACGCAAAGCTGGAGAGTAGCAACGTTCCCTTTTGACAGTTTGCTCCCTGGGACTTATCTAACCGCCCCCTGACATAATCGGTTTTCCATCGTACATGCCAATTAGAAGGTATTTATTCGTATGAAATAACTACTTCATATATCCAGAACGGTTCAGTTTAAAATCTTGCACATGGTAGCCACAGCTGGTTGGACTGCAAATGCCATTTCTATATCTCAATCTGAAAATGTAATGGTTTTAAATTGTACACTAGGTTTACTGCCTAGAGATTAATGAAGTGCTATACTTGCTGATACTATACTTTTTACTGTACTTGTTGCCTGTATATACTATATTAATTGATTGTACTATAATGGACATATAGTTAATCAAATATCTAGGATTACATGCATGTTCTGAACAAATATGATTCGTTTCGGTAGACCTAATGATTCTTTGCTAATTGTGTAGCTACAGTAATGGGTAACACCAGAGTGCTCACGGGAAATgaagctagtggtttagtgggttgCAAGGATTTGGCATTGTTTATGTTAAAGTTGACTATGGAATGCCACAGTACTGTAGAACAAGAATCATATTTGGCTAACACCACACAATATTGTTTAAATATCTAACGTCATATATTAAGTCGAGAAGGATGGGTAAGTTTAAAATTTCACAACTGATATGGGGAtttgtaaataaaaaatgaaaacatataatatatttataaataaaaaaaacacaagttGCGTAATAAGCTTCATTTATGCACAAACTATATGGgaaaaaatccttcaaaatGCTCTCTTAGCATGAATGCAGTGGgaagatacattttttttcagaaATACGGCAGAGAAAATTGATGCCAGGTTCAGAATGGCGTAAGTGCCAGCTGGTAAATTTCATAACTTATTCGGTCAAACGAagaacagacacacacatgcctTGAAGAAGCAAACCCACCCACGCTCACTGGGAAAACTACTGAGGTACGGTGGTTCTAAGATTGCAAAAACACTCTAAAACCTTGTGATGCTTCCTTCGTAATAGTTTTCGTTTTGCTGTTCCTcaaacttttttgtttgatttccatGGTACGTTCCAGAATGGCATTTTTATAACTTGAGGGCATCTAAAAAGTCAATGATGGGAAAGCGCGAGAGAAAGgataatgtttgaaaattctATTACCGAACAGATCAGACGATTTGTGTGGTAGAACGCAATCAGCCGTACGATGGCGTCAATTATGGTAGAActtttttgcattcattttgCAGATCATAAAATCGTTGCATCCTATGTCTGTTTCTTTCCATAGTAATGGCAATGGTTTAAGGTACAATGTGCAATAATGCAGCAATTTATTGTAGTTCTACCCTGTTAAAATAGTACAATAATGGCGTAAATGGGAATCGTAGTGTTTATTCGCCCGAAAATTGGTTTAATTATTCGCAAACGGCACCAAAATCCACATTGATTTATCGATAACTTCATGACTAAGTAAGATATataaacattttcaaatttaGGATTAATTTTATGAGTATCTTATGCTTCGAAGTATGCCTTCACAGTAACAACATAAATGTTCACGTATAATCAAGGTAGAGGTATTTTGAATGAAAGATGATTATATCTGGAAAAGAAGGATGGTTTGTCTCGACGTGCTTACAATGAAATTTAACTTGAATAGAATTTAGTATCAAGCAACTTGAATAGAATTAACTTTCAAAAAGGATCCATTCATGGCTCAAATTCTACACGTATTTTGCACCTCAATCTCCATAACGAAAATATAACGTTAATAAACCGTTTGCAATAGGATATTGCAGCAACTAcaaagttgttgtttttgtgagTTTTTCTTTGTGAAATTGAACTACTAAAAAATACGGTGCATTGTTCAAATTGGTTCAAACTTTACATACATATGCTTTCAATTTGTACGGTGACAGCACGATCTATGTGAGTTATGGTGTGAGTAGTTTATTTCTTACACGGACGGAAGGAAATATATGCTGTCCAGATACGGTTCAAGAAGGTCTAAGCTTAAGCTGGACAGTAAATGTGATGTCTCTGAGGAATTTAGCTTAAATATACCCTAGGGGCTTATAATATTAATGACAAACCCCTTTAGTTCAAACTGTTCCGATCAGTTGGACTATGAATTACAAATTGGATAGCTAGGAATTCGTGCGTTGACGCTCTTAAAGTTTGTAGATTAACTGCTTGGTAATTCAATATGATTGATGAGAAAGGATGTAAATTAATTCACCTGCCTAATAGAATAGTTTTGCTGTATATTATCTGATTTGTCAATAGATTAAAATAGAAACGGTTGCTCTTACTCGGCTTCAAATGTAATTTTAGAAGATCTTTATTTGTTCAATTGATTAGTTTTTTTGCGTTCTATCATATAAATCATCAAATagtaaagcaacaaaacacgcTGTACATACTTTTCATAGACCAATAAATTAACTAtaattttccaacatttcgcTGCACAAAAGGTGAGGTGACCATGGAAAACCAAACTACCTGGTAGCAAAACCGCTTGTCCCAATTCTGAATGCGGCCGTAATATTTGTAGAAAGGTTCCCGTAATCGTTTCAAGAGACctaggaaattcaattttcataaaactgAAGTGGTACTTTACTCTTACAATTGCTGTTCTCCGGGCATAAACGCTTCCGTTACTGATGTCAGTCGTCGGTACGACTCTTGTGGCAGCACTTTGGttcaaataaataatttacacAATTGCATGTTTTACACGAATTCAACGATGTCATCTTAGTTTGATTTGAGTAATTCGTTAAAACTGGCAAACAATTATGCGATGCTTTTCAAGCACGAATTTAAAAGATAAGTAAATTTGCATTGTTATGAGAAAGTGAGATAATATGACAACAACAGGTAATGAAATTAATAACATCTAGAAGTAACCGTGACTTGCAGATATCCAAGAGCTTCCCAGATTTCATACACACATTTTAGATTTTCTTACTAGTCATTTCAGGAACATTTCAGATTGTTCGATGTCGTTTCTAGTATCTAGTCTTGAAGACAAATAGCTATTCAAATGTTATTACTTGTTTTATTataatgaaattttaaataaatatcgATGTATACACTATATAGTGACCATGCACAACAGTCGTAGTAGTTTTATCTACTATGATTTTAAAGTTGgttttaaaacactttttatTTATGAGATATGTAAACTTGTATGAAACAATAAGATATCAGATTTCTAGCAATTTGTACCGGGCTTCAGTGATTCAATCACGGTTTACAACTTCGTCCCGTATTTGGCTTCGTATCGCTCAACAAACTTACGATCAAAATGTTGCAGCCAGTTATCTTGTTCATAATAATTATAAggctaaaacaaaaaaatattaatacaGTTAATTAAGAAACAATACATTAGAGATAATTTAGATTATTACCTCGTCGTCTACAATGGTTGGTACAAATGGTAATGGACGATGTACGCTATCCGTTTGGTTGGCAAAATCTTTGTAAAGTATTCCTCCGAGCTGCCCCTTGCTACATGAGTTGATGGCTTCCTTTTTATCTGCATGACTTTCAATGCACTAAAAAATTGAACATGCAGCAGAAgtaattttatttaataatGAAACTCGAAGAAATGTTTTCATGAAGTTCATGAAAAGTATTAAAGATAGATTATACCTTCTCAAAACTGGTTCGAAAGTTCTTCATAAGACAAGCGACAACAGGGAAGGCTTTATTGAATGGAAGTTTTTCTAATATACAACCATGCAGAATATTGAGTTCGCATTCCCGTGGTCCATGCTGGCAGTGATACACAGGAGAATCGTTGTTTCGTTCATCAATCTATCGGAAATAATGAACGATAGTAGGGGTCATTTCTGGTTGATGACACTCCACACGCATCTTTTACCCATGATTTTCCAAACGGCACAAGGCGCAgcttcatttccttttctcgtCGCAGCCACGATGGATACAACTGATGAGTGATAAATACCATACTGTCACTGCACAAGGTTTCATAATAGATGGTGATTGGTAACTTGGACGTTTCGTTGCTGACAGTTGCAGCATTGCTATCTGAAGCAGCAGCCTGATAGGAATATGTTACTAGAACGGCTCCTAGACAAAACACTTTTAGCAAACCTAACCCTAACTGAAAATCGACAAGTTTTCGAATCATTGTGCACAGTAGACTAAATAACTTTAAGAATTGTCCACGACCTTTTACTAAGTATGACTGTAAGTTAATGTTCGGTAATGAAAGCTCAAGACGTCTTTGTTACTTCTGTATTCGATCGTCAATGAATGATCTTACTTTTGAACACATAACTCCTCGAGCAGCTCCGGGCAACGGGAGTATTTTCGTTGATTATGTTTGATAGtgtattgtttctttttaacaCACTTTTGCCCAGGAACTATGTGAAATAGGCATTCAGGtctaaaaattgaaaatatctCAATTCACAAAGCCTCCACAAAACCTTAgaaaaatgattaattgaaGCTGTTGATGAATTAATGCCTTATAAAATTATTAATAGctaattttctcattttgtcCAACATAGACAACAAACTCACCCCATTGTTAGGAATGAAGAACACTTGGATTGCGTTATCTGTTGAACACTGCAATCATTGTCGACTCATCATGGGTTTTGTGGAGCAGTGTCTACCATAATGATGACATGCTTGACACCGTAATGTACTGATTCGACCTTTTGAACTTCAGTCGCATGCATTATCTTTAGACCGTATATACAAACGACGAAATAGCCGGACATAGAACGCACTAATACTTGACTCGATTCTAATGACCTAGACTGGATGAAAAGAGTTGATTCACATAAATAATATTTGTATGCCCTATTCCAAAATACACTAAACTATTtataaatttgtttgtttttgtctttGATCATTACATTATTTAAAACATACCGCTCGTTTGACTTTACTGACTTTGACTAGATTTTTGAGTTAATCTTGAATGCCCAAAACTAAAACATTCGTGTTTATGTTTCTTATTATCAATAATGCGTTATCAGTAAGGAAACGATTAAACAACGCGTGTGTTTATTATCTCTTATGGTGCTTGAAACCTACCCTTTAAACATACGGatcgtccgtcattatatatgtaaaaaaaacctacCTTTTGATGGttaatcataaatttaaattcaatacaTACCGTCTTCTATGCTTGTCATTTGTTCATCAAAATGATCTTAGTATATGCATCAAACATACATAACCATTGAAAAGACAATTTTAATCATTACGTATCAAACGATTGAAAGAACTAGATAGAATTCTTTGAATATAGAATAAAATATATCAATTTAAAACGCGAAACACACTAAATTCACAGTTGATTCACTAAAGTCTATTTTTATTCTCATCAAAACAATATTCGCACACGTTTTGGTTTCCCATACTTCTTGTATAAATGATCTAGAATTGTATGCTTGTAATATTGAAGGCGCTCATCTCCTTTTCATCACATAATCTGCTCATATAGCTACAGCCGTTCTATATCCAGCCAACCGTGTCGTAAGCGATTTAAACCGTTTGAAGTCATGTGCAAGATGTTCCCAGaacgcttttcatttttcacgcaTGATTTTATTTGAGCATGTGTCAGATAAGGAATTTTCGTTATCTTTAATAGATCTGGCATCTTCTAGTCTTCTATACAGGTACTGATCATGATTTGCTAATGTGAAATTGAGTAATTAAACCATTATCATagtttaaaatcaatttgtttctttCCGCTTACGTGAGCcaaaaatcataacaaaaagtatttaaaaaacataattcaaGCCACAAATGCCAAAATAGTTAAAAGGCGTTGATAGACGTAACATCATATTGAAATCGGGATACTATGAATAAttcatttatgctttccacCGTAAAACCAtcatttatgaataatttcaAAGAAGAAGTGTATCAGAAGGAGAGAATCAACCAAGATTCTTAATAGACTCAAAGTGGTAACAATCAAAAAGCGGGGAGGTAGCGAATAAATTATCTGCATGTATTTTTCTAAACTATAATAGCTGTTTGAGAATCGTTATAGCACCAAACCAAATAAAAGAGCACTGTAAAATTTATCTTTAGCTATCTTTCGGTGAGTCCTGTAAAAAACTATAATATTTTGGCAACGGATTTTCGCTCGAAGGACCTTTTTGAAACGGTCGTGTTACAGTAATGATATACTACAAAAACATAACTAAAATCGTTCAAAAATATCGTAAATAAGTATCTTTTTATACATCAAAATCGAAAGAATTGCACTTATCTTGCCTTAACTTATCTATGTCCGGCAATGCAAATGCATTGTTTTGCGTATGTAATTAGTGTATATCAAGTAATGATATATTTTTTAACATCATATACCAATTTCGATAGAGTACTACGCAAGTCATATACAGAATACATAAAGTCATCGTGCCATGAGCAGCTGGGCAGAAATTTGAGGaatgctctttctctcaaaAACCTTTGTGTTTGGAAACAACAAACCTGTGAATTGCGGGTTTTTATTCGAGTTCCATGAAGCAGTATCAGATAGCTAAGAGGACTATCACGCTGCTGACTGATGGAATGCATTGGAAATTGTAAATGTACGATGCGCACCAAAGAGGTAGAAATAGGAGGCGTGAGTACAGTACTATTAGGATGTCTGCAACCTTGCAAGAGTATCAGCTCGTATTGCTAGTAGTGCTGGTTGATAGACATTGATTTGCTTTGGCAGTAGATAGTAAAACGACACGTAGATTATCGTTAGTGCTCTCTGTATGTAGCGTATCATCTGTGATAGTGCTGGCAAGTCTACTGATTTTATAGCGAGGATTTTCGAAATTTGCGCATTCCAACTCAGAATTCTTTTTACGGGTTTGGCTTGAAAACTACACATGTAGCTGTATGTGGGCCATTTCTATGTAAAACGCATTCAGTAGTCGAATGCACTCTTTTTAGGGTGTTGATGGTTTATATCGAACGTTttgaaaatgataaatatcCCGTTTCTTTCAACACGCACCAATCCATCGATTATCGCTTTGGAATCctgaaaatggttttcataTTCATATGGTAGCAATGGCTTGTTGTTGTGTAAAAACGATGATCTATTAACAAATATACAGTGACGATATTACCAAactttaaatttcaaaatcatATACAACGTGATCTGTTTTGTACGCTGGAGCTTTCCATGGAACAAGTATTATAAATGGATATTACAAATAAACGAACAGTAGCTTCCAGTATTAAACAACCTTGTCTGTTTTGGgcgaaatatttattttattatttgttgttATTGAATAATGTAAACTGAATGAAACTGAAACGGTTTATCAAACATCAATATTTGGTTCATTTAAATGGTTGGCATTTACATGCCATTGTTGGTAAATATAAACGAAATAAATGGAATTTCCACACAATAAAACATGCAGAAATGTCTGCTAACTTTATGTATATTTGAATTTTCTCTCATCAATCTTCATTGACCCTCCGATTGAAATGCCAATGACTATCCGGCATTGTAATTTTCGAGCACGTACTTGATGGTATGTGGTGCCGCAAATATTTGCGTTCCTGGCAAATGTTTAGATTTTTTACCattcgaaataaaaaaatcaaacggaAACCCTCCGAAATGGAATCTTGATCCATTATTAATGGTgtagcatatttttttttgccctttcAGTAATCCTTAAATGCTATTTCGAAtggcattttatttcattttagcGTTTTCACGTTATCATTTATTTCCATTAGCTAGCGCTTTCTGCACTGTGGTGTTGGTtactttcttcgtcttcagtTTTACGATTACTTAAATTTTAAACGACGAATTTCCGTACCGGAACAAAATTATCATTTGCATGTTGATGGTGTAACGATCGAAGTATATACGATGATACATGAAAAATACATAATTAAGTTTTTCATTAACGCACGCACTAACGGGGGTCGCACTGTCAAATGGGTAAATATATATTATCTTATgacattttttaaatatccGTAGCTTCACAACACACCTACCAcatataaattaatttcattttcttaaaaaatgCGATGTACTTTCCACCCTGATAATTATTTAAGAATACAGCGTCTTTCAAAAGATAACCAAGCTGTCAGTTATACCCGTACTTTTTAATCCTAATACACGAAAGCACACTGAACACATGTTAGAATCCAAAtaccatttcctttttttgcattttgtcgGGTCATATATGTTCCCCCACCTAGACGCGCAAGAGACCAACGAAAGATACCTTATTTCCGGTCATCACAGCCAATCAATTGGACACGACACGCCCTGGAGGTTATTCTGAACATACTGTCACCTTGTTCATCCCACCCTAACTCTTCCAAAAAGTGATTTTGATGTTTATTGCCTCTCATACCATTATCTTTCGTCAGTCGAACAGCTAGAGTGTGTCTAGTCAGACCTTTGCtagtgtttaattttttacctAGAAACATCTTCTGGCTCATGAAGGCAGGTCGTATATAACATATGGATGGATTCTGCCTGTAATCATCTATTTCTGTTCTTGTTTAGTATTAAacagtttgtttttaataaatggAGAGTCTTTCACACTTATATTAGAGAAAATCAAATACTACTCATATTTGATTTGGTTTCACGTTTAAAAATGCATCGTTGATCATTgagaaaaattcaatttagaaCGAATATTTAGAACGATTTAGTGCGTAGCAAATGTTAGCACTGGAATCTATGGCTATACCATCGCATCAAGTCGATTGGGATCGATTTGATTCTCCATGATCAGCCCATGAATGCCGGCCGAGTCTTATGCATCCCATCGCCCTAAAATATGTTGTATGTTAGCTGAAGATTGAACAGGTTGTATAAGAACCAGAACCACTGTGCGTATCATAGATAGTTCGTATCTGTGAAGTTCAGGTTAACATTTTGTATTATACTGTAAAATGTAACACACAATGTATAACACAAGTACATTTTACTTTACAGTAAATACAATCGATTTATTACAGAAAtatagtatttttttttactgaatCTTAACATCTTTGCCGTTAACCGCAAGAAGTAGATCCGAAGGAACGGAATTTGGAGATCCTAATTGTATCTGAAAGCTACTAAGCGTTTCAATCAAAGAGAATCTGAAGTACACATGGCTCAATTGTTCTTGGCAAATGATAGTCTTAAATCATTCATGGCAATTTCTTCCAGGAATTCTGGTCTTGGCGAGGAGTACTGTGAGGATTCCGAAAATCAAACGGATAAATCTAATGATGtctgaaaaaaaatacagcgAAAGAAACAACCTTCGTAGACAGGCACGGATTGCTTTTTCTTTGTGTGTAAGATAAGCAAACAGTTTACCTGACGGAGAAGAGTTATCTTTCAATATGTCCATTAGTGCGGCAGTACATATATATCAAGGACTATCAAGCTTGATTCTGATCTAGAATATTCAGATATTATCACTGATCAAAGTTTCTGTCTTTTGCCAGAGATAAATGTAgataaatgatttattgttaATGTGATATAAGTGttggaatttatttattatattaaaaataatttgttgTCTATTTTAGAGACTATTTCTGAGCATTTTTAAAAGCTCGATGTAGGGTTTAAGAAAACTATTGAATAAAGCCAAAGCTAAATATGTTTATAAAGCAAGCACATGCAATTCCATGCGACGCCAGGGATGTGTTATACATAtagaaaagaaatcgaaaataaAATGTTCTTTCCCTTACGGATTGATGACCAACATCAATTTCTATTATACTGTCACGCAAATCGCACCAATCGGAACATTGAACCAACCTAACAAACTTAACAATCGAAATATTATGATGCAATTCTAGCTATTGTTCCGCAGGGATTACTTTGAAAAAATCTTGCAATAAGCATCGACGAACAATTTGCTAGGCGGTCACTTGATAAAGGAAGTTTGACCTCAGCATCGTTCTGCGACCAATTCTCACTAGATATGTCCTTTGGGAAATTTGTGCCCCCAATacaatggaaaacggaaatcaaaGTAAAATGATCAGCAATCAGCTACGATGTGCCCGCAATCAGTAGATACAAGATATTCGACAAGAAAGCAAATTCGTTCAATGTAAATTGATCCGTTCCTTGTTGTATGTACTACCGATCTTCTACTATTTATACACATTTTAAACTGTATCGATTTTATAACAAAACTTTTGTTGGATGAAGTTGGAGTTGGAccagaaagggaagaagagtggcttttaattaatcttcTCAAGGCAAAACTTTGTAAATGatatcaaataaaaaaaggaaaaagcgtagagaaaagaaaaaccttaAGTAAACAAAATAATTATTGTACAAATTGTATCATGTTGTATTCCATGTTATACAGACTTCATGTTTCTAGTGGGCCTGTGGCCTTATCTTTGTCCTCCCTCGCTGAATCGATTCAAT is a window of Anopheles aquasalis chromosome 2, idAnoAquaMG_Q_19, whole genome shotgun sequence DNA encoding:
- the LOC126569392 gene encoding GILT-like protein 2 translates to MIRKLVDFQLGLGLLKVFCLGAVLVTYSYQAAASDSNAATVSNETSKLPITIYYETLCSDSMVFITHQLYPSWLRREKEMKLRLVPFGKSWIDERNNDSPVYHCQHGPRECELNILHGCILEKLPFNKAFPVVACLMKNFRTSFEKCIESHADKKEAINSCSKGQLGGILYKDFANQTDSVHRPLPFVPTIVDDEPYNYYEQDNWLQHFDRKFVERYEAKYGTKL